From a region of the Paralichthys olivaceus isolate ysfri-2021 chromosome 4, ASM2471397v2, whole genome shotgun sequence genome:
- the frmd3 gene encoding FERM domain-containing protein 3 isoform X2, with translation MKMLRFRSPSIRSLDQEVLCTIRLLDDSEISCSIQRDTKGQFLLDHVCNHYNLLEKDYFGIRYVDPEKQRHWLEPNKPVVRQMKSQQPYTMCFRMKFYPNEPMKIKEELTRYLLYLQLKRDIYHGRLLCPFAEAAYLGACIIQAELGDYDPEEHPSDYISDFKLFPKQSLKLERKIMEIHKNELRGQSAASAELNMLQRAHSLETYGVDPHPCKDFTGSTAFLGFTATGFVVFQGNKRIHLLKWVDVSKLKFEGKTFYVIGIQKEISLTGRIHCNRMKKLVLTFHTSTPAACKHLWKCGVENQAFYKCAKSSQIKTVSSSNIFFKGSRFRYSGRVAKEVIEASSKIQREPPEVRRAQFGQSRSFNSLSHKNLIMNMEPLVPALPSTNEYEETATDNGVIAVKDSVPLSPLKPSAASTVTSQQGTEGGNSALSNDLQPPRVSMETSNLRPQSPKAEDDMQEDDEASGPLTISELVYSPCASMLPTPVDDSQGGVDLLFSSPVQSPARLLRELHADPDIQAQLEAERERDRAYERTRLAARSRMGGALTSSLRLLSSNERVNACVLSVARFIAVVMGVLLVTVPTLLLLLESDIDVSFLHEIRQTPEFEQFHYEYYCPFRRWILCKISMAMENLWSD, from the exons AGAGACACCAAAGGCCAGTTCCTGTTGGACCATGTATGTAACCATTACAACCTGCTGGAGAAAGACTACTTTGGTATTCGATATGTGGACCCCGAGAAACAGAGG cactGGCTGGAGCCCAATAAGCCCGTGGTGAGGCAGATGAAGT ctcagcagcCGTACACTATGTGCTTCCGGATGAAGTTTTATCCCAACGAGCCCATGAAAATCAAGGAGGAGCTTACCAG gtatCTCCTGTACCTCCAGCTGAAGAGAGACATCTACCATGGTCGCCTCCTTTGTCCTTTTGCTGAAGCTGCATATCTGGGAGCCTGCATCATACAGG CTGAACTTGGGGATTACGACCCGGAGGAGCACCCGTCAGATTACATCAGTGACTTCAAGCTGTTCCCTAAACAATCCCTCAAACTGGAGAGGAAGATTATGGAAATACATAAGAATGAGCTcag GGGCCAAAGTGCTGCGTCTGCAGAGTTGAACATGCTCCAAAGGGCTCACAGCCTGGAGACGTATGGAGTTGACCCTCACCCATGCAAG gACTTTACAGGCTCTACAGCATTTCTCGGGTTCACAGCCACAGGGTTTGTGGTGTTCCAGGGAAACAAGAGGATCCACCTCCTCAAATG GGTGGACGTCAGCAAGCTGAAGTTTGAAGGAAAAACTTTTTACGTCATAGGGATCCAGAAAGAG ATCTCCTTAACAGGCAGGATTCACTGTAACAGGATG AAAAAACTGGTGTTGACATTTCACACCTCGACCCCTGCAGCGTGTAAGCACTTATGGAAGTGTGGGGTGGAGAACCAGGCCTTTTACAA aTGTGCAAAGTCGAGTCAGATAAAGACGGTTTCCAGCAGCAACATCTTCTTCAAAGGAAGTAGGTTCAGATACAG TGGACGAGTTGCCAAGGAGGTGATTGAAGCTAGTTCTAAGATTCAGAGAGAGCCGCCAGAGGTCCGCAG agcaCAGTTTGGTCAGAGTCGAAGTTTTAACTCACTGAGCCATAAAAACCTCATCATGAACATGGAACCTCTGGTACCTGCACTGCCCTCCACTAACGAATATGAAGAGACAGCCACAGACAACG GTGTCATTGCTGTGAAGGACTCTGTTCCCTTGTCTCCTCTCAAACCTTCAGCTGCATCCACAGTCACATCGCAACAAGGTACTGAAGGAGGAAACTCTGCTTTGAGCAATGACCTGCAGCCTCCCCGTGTTTCCATGGAAACCTCCAATCTCCGACCTCAGTCGCCCAAAGCTGAAGATGACATGCAGGAAGATGACGAGGCCAGTGGCCCACTCACCATCTCTGAGCTGGTCTACAG CCCCTGTGCCAGCATGCTGCCCACCCCTGTAGACGACAGCCAGGGAGGCGTCGAcctgctcttctcctccccgGTCCAGAGTCCCGCCAGGCTGCTGAGGGAGCTCCATGCTGACCCTGACATCCAGGCCCAGCTGGAGGCCGAGAGGGAGCGAGACCGGGCCTACGAACGCACCCGGCTGGCTGCGAGGAGTCGAATGGGAGGCGCCCTGACCAGCAGCCTGCGCCTGCTCTCGTCCAACGAGAGAGTCAATGCCTGTGTGCTGAGCGTGGCCCGCTTCATTGCTGTGGTAATGGGCGTCCTGCTGGTCACTGTGCCCACACTGCTGCTACTTCTGGAGTCTGACATCGACGTGTCGTTCCTCCATGAGATCCGCCAGACGCCAGAGTTCGAGCAGTTCCACTACGAGTATTACTGCCCGTTCCGGCGCTGGATCCTGTGTAAGATCAGCATGGCCATGGAGAACCTGTGGTCagactga
- the frmd3 gene encoding FERM domain-containing protein 3 isoform X1 produces MKMLRFRSPSIRSLDQEVLCTIRLLDDSEISCSIQRDTKGQFLLDHVCNHYNLLEKDYFGIRYVDPEKQRHWLEPNKPVVRQMKSAQQPYTMCFRMKFYPNEPMKIKEELTRYLLYLQLKRDIYHGRLLCPFAEAAYLGACIIQAELGDYDPEEHPSDYISDFKLFPKQSLKLERKIMEIHKNELRGQSAASAELNMLQRAHSLETYGVDPHPCKDFTGSTAFLGFTATGFVVFQGNKRIHLLKWVDVSKLKFEGKTFYVIGIQKEISLTGRIHCNRMKKLVLTFHTSTPAACKHLWKCGVENQAFYKCAKSSQIKTVSSSNIFFKGSRFRYSGRVAKEVIEASSKIQREPPEVRRAQFGQSRSFNSLSHKNLIMNMEPLVPALPSTNEYEETATDNGVIAVKDSVPLSPLKPSAASTVTSQQGTEGGNSALSNDLQPPRVSMETSNLRPQSPKAEDDMQEDDEASGPLTISELVYSPCASMLPTPVDDSQGGVDLLFSSPVQSPARLLRELHADPDIQAQLEAERERDRAYERTRLAARSRMGGALTSSLRLLSSNERVNACVLSVARFIAVVMGVLLVTVPTLLLLLESDIDVSFLHEIRQTPEFEQFHYEYYCPFRRWILCKISMAMENLWSD; encoded by the exons AGAGACACCAAAGGCCAGTTCCTGTTGGACCATGTATGTAACCATTACAACCTGCTGGAGAAAGACTACTTTGGTATTCGATATGTGGACCCCGAGAAACAGAGG cactGGCTGGAGCCCAATAAGCCCGTGGTGAGGCAGATGAAGT cagctcagcagcCGTACACTATGTGCTTCCGGATGAAGTTTTATCCCAACGAGCCCATGAAAATCAAGGAGGAGCTTACCAG gtatCTCCTGTACCTCCAGCTGAAGAGAGACATCTACCATGGTCGCCTCCTTTGTCCTTTTGCTGAAGCTGCATATCTGGGAGCCTGCATCATACAGG CTGAACTTGGGGATTACGACCCGGAGGAGCACCCGTCAGATTACATCAGTGACTTCAAGCTGTTCCCTAAACAATCCCTCAAACTGGAGAGGAAGATTATGGAAATACATAAGAATGAGCTcag GGGCCAAAGTGCTGCGTCTGCAGAGTTGAACATGCTCCAAAGGGCTCACAGCCTGGAGACGTATGGAGTTGACCCTCACCCATGCAAG gACTTTACAGGCTCTACAGCATTTCTCGGGTTCACAGCCACAGGGTTTGTGGTGTTCCAGGGAAACAAGAGGATCCACCTCCTCAAATG GGTGGACGTCAGCAAGCTGAAGTTTGAAGGAAAAACTTTTTACGTCATAGGGATCCAGAAAGAG ATCTCCTTAACAGGCAGGATTCACTGTAACAGGATG AAAAAACTGGTGTTGACATTTCACACCTCGACCCCTGCAGCGTGTAAGCACTTATGGAAGTGTGGGGTGGAGAACCAGGCCTTTTACAA aTGTGCAAAGTCGAGTCAGATAAAGACGGTTTCCAGCAGCAACATCTTCTTCAAAGGAAGTAGGTTCAGATACAG TGGACGAGTTGCCAAGGAGGTGATTGAAGCTAGTTCTAAGATTCAGAGAGAGCCGCCAGAGGTCCGCAG agcaCAGTTTGGTCAGAGTCGAAGTTTTAACTCACTGAGCCATAAAAACCTCATCATGAACATGGAACCTCTGGTACCTGCACTGCCCTCCACTAACGAATATGAAGAGACAGCCACAGACAACG GTGTCATTGCTGTGAAGGACTCTGTTCCCTTGTCTCCTCTCAAACCTTCAGCTGCATCCACAGTCACATCGCAACAAGGTACTGAAGGAGGAAACTCTGCTTTGAGCAATGACCTGCAGCCTCCCCGTGTTTCCATGGAAACCTCCAATCTCCGACCTCAGTCGCCCAAAGCTGAAGATGACATGCAGGAAGATGACGAGGCCAGTGGCCCACTCACCATCTCTGAGCTGGTCTACAG CCCCTGTGCCAGCATGCTGCCCACCCCTGTAGACGACAGCCAGGGAGGCGTCGAcctgctcttctcctccccgGTCCAGAGTCCCGCCAGGCTGCTGAGGGAGCTCCATGCTGACCCTGACATCCAGGCCCAGCTGGAGGCCGAGAGGGAGCGAGACCGGGCCTACGAACGCACCCGGCTGGCTGCGAGGAGTCGAATGGGAGGCGCCCTGACCAGCAGCCTGCGCCTGCTCTCGTCCAACGAGAGAGTCAATGCCTGTGTGCTGAGCGTGGCCCGCTTCATTGCTGTGGTAATGGGCGTCCTGCTGGTCACTGTGCCCACACTGCTGCTACTTCTGGAGTCTGACATCGACGTGTCGTTCCTCCATGAGATCCGCCAGACGCCAGAGTTCGAGCAGTTCCACTACGAGTATTACTGCCCGTTCCGGCGCTGGATCCTGTGTAAGATCAGCATGGCCATGGAGAACCTGTGGTCagactga
- the frmd3 gene encoding FERM domain-containing protein 3 isoform X4 — protein sequence MKMLRFRSPSIRSLDQEVLCTIRLLDDSEISCSIQRDTKGQFLLDHVCNHYNLLEKDYFGIRYVDPEKQRHWLEPNKPVVRQMKSQQPYTMCFRMKFYPNEPMKIKEELTRYLLYLQLKRDIYHGRLLCPFAEAAYLGACIIQAELGDYDPEEHPSDYISDFKLFPKQSLKLERKIMEIHKNELRGQSAASAELNMLQRAHSLETYGVDPHPCKDFTGSTAFLGFTATGFVVFQGNKRIHLLKWVDVSKLKFEGKTFYVIGIQKEKKLVLTFHTSTPAACKHLWKCGVENQAFYKCAKSSQIKTVSSSNIFFKGSRFRYSGRVAKEVIEASSKIQREPPEVRRAQFGQSRSFNSLSHKNLIMNMEPLVPALPSTNEYEETATDNGVIAVKDSVPLSPLKPSAASTVTSQQGTEGGNSALSNDLQPPRVSMETSNLRPQSPKAEDDMQEDDEASGPLTISELVYSPCASMLPTPVDDSQGGVDLLFSSPVQSPARLLRELHADPDIQAQLEAERERDRAYERTRLAARSRMGGALTSSLRLLSSNERVNACVLSVARFIAVVMGVLLVTVPTLLLLLESDIDVSFLHEIRQTPEFEQFHYEYYCPFRRWILCKISMAMENLWSD from the exons AGAGACACCAAAGGCCAGTTCCTGTTGGACCATGTATGTAACCATTACAACCTGCTGGAGAAAGACTACTTTGGTATTCGATATGTGGACCCCGAGAAACAGAGG cactGGCTGGAGCCCAATAAGCCCGTGGTGAGGCAGATGAAGT ctcagcagcCGTACACTATGTGCTTCCGGATGAAGTTTTATCCCAACGAGCCCATGAAAATCAAGGAGGAGCTTACCAG gtatCTCCTGTACCTCCAGCTGAAGAGAGACATCTACCATGGTCGCCTCCTTTGTCCTTTTGCTGAAGCTGCATATCTGGGAGCCTGCATCATACAGG CTGAACTTGGGGATTACGACCCGGAGGAGCACCCGTCAGATTACATCAGTGACTTCAAGCTGTTCCCTAAACAATCCCTCAAACTGGAGAGGAAGATTATGGAAATACATAAGAATGAGCTcag GGGCCAAAGTGCTGCGTCTGCAGAGTTGAACATGCTCCAAAGGGCTCACAGCCTGGAGACGTATGGAGTTGACCCTCACCCATGCAAG gACTTTACAGGCTCTACAGCATTTCTCGGGTTCACAGCCACAGGGTTTGTGGTGTTCCAGGGAAACAAGAGGATCCACCTCCTCAAATG GGTGGACGTCAGCAAGCTGAAGTTTGAAGGAAAAACTTTTTACGTCATAGGGATCCAGAAAGAG AAAAAACTGGTGTTGACATTTCACACCTCGACCCCTGCAGCGTGTAAGCACTTATGGAAGTGTGGGGTGGAGAACCAGGCCTTTTACAA aTGTGCAAAGTCGAGTCAGATAAAGACGGTTTCCAGCAGCAACATCTTCTTCAAAGGAAGTAGGTTCAGATACAG TGGACGAGTTGCCAAGGAGGTGATTGAAGCTAGTTCTAAGATTCAGAGAGAGCCGCCAGAGGTCCGCAG agcaCAGTTTGGTCAGAGTCGAAGTTTTAACTCACTGAGCCATAAAAACCTCATCATGAACATGGAACCTCTGGTACCTGCACTGCCCTCCACTAACGAATATGAAGAGACAGCCACAGACAACG GTGTCATTGCTGTGAAGGACTCTGTTCCCTTGTCTCCTCTCAAACCTTCAGCTGCATCCACAGTCACATCGCAACAAGGTACTGAAGGAGGAAACTCTGCTTTGAGCAATGACCTGCAGCCTCCCCGTGTTTCCATGGAAACCTCCAATCTCCGACCTCAGTCGCCCAAAGCTGAAGATGACATGCAGGAAGATGACGAGGCCAGTGGCCCACTCACCATCTCTGAGCTGGTCTACAG CCCCTGTGCCAGCATGCTGCCCACCCCTGTAGACGACAGCCAGGGAGGCGTCGAcctgctcttctcctccccgGTCCAGAGTCCCGCCAGGCTGCTGAGGGAGCTCCATGCTGACCCTGACATCCAGGCCCAGCTGGAGGCCGAGAGGGAGCGAGACCGGGCCTACGAACGCACCCGGCTGGCTGCGAGGAGTCGAATGGGAGGCGCCCTGACCAGCAGCCTGCGCCTGCTCTCGTCCAACGAGAGAGTCAATGCCTGTGTGCTGAGCGTGGCCCGCTTCATTGCTGTGGTAATGGGCGTCCTGCTGGTCACTGTGCCCACACTGCTGCTACTTCTGGAGTCTGACATCGACGTGTCGTTCCTCCATGAGATCCGCCAGACGCCAGAGTTCGAGCAGTTCCACTACGAGTATTACTGCCCGTTCCGGCGCTGGATCCTGTGTAAGATCAGCATGGCCATGGAGAACCTGTGGTCagactga
- the frmd3 gene encoding FERM domain-containing protein 3 isoform X3, which yields MKMLRFRSPSIRSLDQEVLCTIRLLDDSEISCSIQRDTKGQFLLDHVCNHYNLLEKDYFGIRYVDPEKQRHWLEPNKPVVRQMKSAQQPYTMCFRMKFYPNEPMKIKEELTRYLLYLQLKRDIYHGRLLCPFAEAAYLGACIIQAELGDYDPEEHPSDYISDFKLFPKQSLKLERKIMEIHKNELRGQSAASAELNMLQRAHSLETYGVDPHPCKDFTGSTAFLGFTATGFVVFQGNKRIHLLKWVDVSKLKFEGKTFYVIGIQKEKKLVLTFHTSTPAACKHLWKCGVENQAFYKCAKSSQIKTVSSSNIFFKGSRFRYSGRVAKEVIEASSKIQREPPEVRRAQFGQSRSFNSLSHKNLIMNMEPLVPALPSTNEYEETATDNGVIAVKDSVPLSPLKPSAASTVTSQQGTEGGNSALSNDLQPPRVSMETSNLRPQSPKAEDDMQEDDEASGPLTISELVYSPCASMLPTPVDDSQGGVDLLFSSPVQSPARLLRELHADPDIQAQLEAERERDRAYERTRLAARSRMGGALTSSLRLLSSNERVNACVLSVARFIAVVMGVLLVTVPTLLLLLESDIDVSFLHEIRQTPEFEQFHYEYYCPFRRWILCKISMAMENLWSD from the exons AGAGACACCAAAGGCCAGTTCCTGTTGGACCATGTATGTAACCATTACAACCTGCTGGAGAAAGACTACTTTGGTATTCGATATGTGGACCCCGAGAAACAGAGG cactGGCTGGAGCCCAATAAGCCCGTGGTGAGGCAGATGAAGT cagctcagcagcCGTACACTATGTGCTTCCGGATGAAGTTTTATCCCAACGAGCCCATGAAAATCAAGGAGGAGCTTACCAG gtatCTCCTGTACCTCCAGCTGAAGAGAGACATCTACCATGGTCGCCTCCTTTGTCCTTTTGCTGAAGCTGCATATCTGGGAGCCTGCATCATACAGG CTGAACTTGGGGATTACGACCCGGAGGAGCACCCGTCAGATTACATCAGTGACTTCAAGCTGTTCCCTAAACAATCCCTCAAACTGGAGAGGAAGATTATGGAAATACATAAGAATGAGCTcag GGGCCAAAGTGCTGCGTCTGCAGAGTTGAACATGCTCCAAAGGGCTCACAGCCTGGAGACGTATGGAGTTGACCCTCACCCATGCAAG gACTTTACAGGCTCTACAGCATTTCTCGGGTTCACAGCCACAGGGTTTGTGGTGTTCCAGGGAAACAAGAGGATCCACCTCCTCAAATG GGTGGACGTCAGCAAGCTGAAGTTTGAAGGAAAAACTTTTTACGTCATAGGGATCCAGAAAGAG AAAAAACTGGTGTTGACATTTCACACCTCGACCCCTGCAGCGTGTAAGCACTTATGGAAGTGTGGGGTGGAGAACCAGGCCTTTTACAA aTGTGCAAAGTCGAGTCAGATAAAGACGGTTTCCAGCAGCAACATCTTCTTCAAAGGAAGTAGGTTCAGATACAG TGGACGAGTTGCCAAGGAGGTGATTGAAGCTAGTTCTAAGATTCAGAGAGAGCCGCCAGAGGTCCGCAG agcaCAGTTTGGTCAGAGTCGAAGTTTTAACTCACTGAGCCATAAAAACCTCATCATGAACATGGAACCTCTGGTACCTGCACTGCCCTCCACTAACGAATATGAAGAGACAGCCACAGACAACG GTGTCATTGCTGTGAAGGACTCTGTTCCCTTGTCTCCTCTCAAACCTTCAGCTGCATCCACAGTCACATCGCAACAAGGTACTGAAGGAGGAAACTCTGCTTTGAGCAATGACCTGCAGCCTCCCCGTGTTTCCATGGAAACCTCCAATCTCCGACCTCAGTCGCCCAAAGCTGAAGATGACATGCAGGAAGATGACGAGGCCAGTGGCCCACTCACCATCTCTGAGCTGGTCTACAG CCCCTGTGCCAGCATGCTGCCCACCCCTGTAGACGACAGCCAGGGAGGCGTCGAcctgctcttctcctccccgGTCCAGAGTCCCGCCAGGCTGCTGAGGGAGCTCCATGCTGACCCTGACATCCAGGCCCAGCTGGAGGCCGAGAGGGAGCGAGACCGGGCCTACGAACGCACCCGGCTGGCTGCGAGGAGTCGAATGGGAGGCGCCCTGACCAGCAGCCTGCGCCTGCTCTCGTCCAACGAGAGAGTCAATGCCTGTGTGCTGAGCGTGGCCCGCTTCATTGCTGTGGTAATGGGCGTCCTGCTGGTCACTGTGCCCACACTGCTGCTACTTCTGGAGTCTGACATCGACGTGTCGTTCCTCCATGAGATCCGCCAGACGCCAGAGTTCGAGCAGTTCCACTACGAGTATTACTGCCCGTTCCGGCGCTGGATCCTGTGTAAGATCAGCATGGCCATGGAGAACCTGTGGTCagactga